CACTAATACATTTGATCATAGCttatgaacacaaacacaaacacaaacacacacccaccaccaccaccagacacaTACTTAGTAGTTTGTTATGAACCATACTCACGAGAGTTTGCTGTTTTGCTTTTGCCTCTTAATCTCTGTCCCTTAAAATAGAGCGCTCACTATGCAAGGGCATGCatacactcaaacacacacattgctTCCTTGATCACCCTGTAAAACTAGGTCAGTGTTTCCATGCACATCCACAATCTACCCACTGCCCCGAGAAAAGTACAGACATAAGCCAGTGCTAGTCAGTGCCAAATATCCACACCAGCGTGACCAGTTGGTGGTCATTTAGATTCTTTTGATgcttaattcatttttatttgcttatttgttatatttgagTCCTTGCATGTCATATAAAGGGATAGATTGCTGCAAAAAATGTCAGTTCAGGAGGGAAATTTTGCTGATAGGCGTACAGCATTTCCTCCAGCTGGTCTTCCTGCTCTTCCTTGTTGTCATTCATCGTGTAGATTCTCACCTGCAATTATCAAGGgcattattgtgtgtgtgttttaccacAGCGTGGGAGTATTTTAGAGTgttattgctttttttccttACTTTGATCTTGTTGAGTAACAGCTTTTTATTCAGCCTGATTTGCAGCAGCCTCCCCACAGTGAGGATTTCCAAGAAAGCCCAGACTCTCAAATCCACCAGATGCTCACACACATTaaccagctccagcagctcttcatCCAGTGATTCACTGCAGTTGCTCAAGTCCAGGGTCAGAATCTGAACACagacaagaaaatgaaaaacaaaatgagaaactATTTTGACAGCATGCTCACAATGATGGACATTTTATGTACTAACTTCTACAGATTACACTTAAATGTctgaaactgctgtattttaGACAATGCGTGTGTTTAGGGGTATTTAACTAAACACCTCACAGCATCTGTCTGCTCAGCATCCTCACCTGTAGACTATGTCTGTACTGAGGTAGCATGTCACAGAGGAGAGGCTTGGGACTCCAGTTTTCATTTGGGGTGTAGAGAGCTGTCATGCTGTATTCTCTCAGGGGAATCCCAGGCACCAGCATCCTTGCCAGGCAGTCATTGTTAATGACTTGATCGACTGTGAGCTTGATGTTCAGGTCCGGGCAGTGTGATGCCAAACCTGCCCAAGAGCTGCTGTGCACCAGCTTGACagggaaaattaaataaagacattttcaaaacattcattttctttttctttatttacacttCTTGCTATCTCAGCAAATGCTATCAAACAGGATTTCAACACGATTCCCAAATGCTCTTGCACTGTTACCCTGCTACCCAACAATGATACTCCATTGTACCAATCTGTTATATccaaaatgataataaaacctAACCAGTCATTGTTTCCTACGTACCTGCTGATGGGACTCATTCTGAGTGCAGTGCAGTGAAATTCTTTGCAGGATATTTCTGCCAAAGGTCCATCTACCCTCACTGTGTCTCTGCTGGAGAACCATTAGCAGCTCATCCGACAGACAGCAGTAACTCAGGCCCAAGTCGGTGAGACCTTGCAGCGGCTGCAGGAAGTGGGGCATACTGGGGTTGGGGTGAACAGACACAGCAGTGGAAAAGAATCCTCTCAAGTCCAAAGATGAAATATAGCAGTGCATTTCTGACAGTGCAGAAAGTAACTTCAAACCCTGGATGTGAAAtgatcattaaaacaaaaaagttttgtttacaATTGGAATTACATAGTTGTGACATAGCACAAGTGTGGGATGGTGAATGAATAAGCAACATTTaagcataaagcaaaacaaaaagaagatttaATCTGAATAAGCATATCAAACTTCTTCAAAAATGCATCTGTGTACATAAAATATCTCACTGTTCTTTTCAGCCTATGTATTTGTGATCATTTACTGTAGTGTCATGCAGTGTATGTTGACAGTATCTTTGAACTGATTTTGCTTTCACCTGTTGCATGTCATTTCTCATCCCATTTAGACAAACACTCCTGAGCTTTGAAGCCCCATTTCTGAGGAAATAAATCAAGGCGTCCACCAAAATGTTTCTGTGCCCTGAATCCCAGGAGGATCTGTCCAGCTTCAGACACACAAGGGAGAGGAACTGTAGGGGGGCCTTTActctgtggagaaaaaaataaaataagtttgcTGAGTGAGTTCCCAGGATACAATTTTTAATGGGCCTTCAGGAGACAACCTGCTTTACCTGACAAGTTCAAACAACAGCCCACAGATGGTTTCCTCAAGTCGCTGGGCTATGACGTTTGTTCGtggaggacacacacacacctccagcTTTTTCAGATAGACCCCCAGACTGCGGACATAGCCCACAGCTGAGTTGTATTCAGATGGCCTATATTTAGAAAGCCGACCACTGAAGTTAAAGAAGCGGGTGCGCCAGAGACAGGGTGAGTGCATGACATTGTGCCAGTGGTGACAAACCAAAGATGCCATACTGCGATCTCCATCAGGAAGAAACCTGAACACATGTTGCAAGCACACATTAGGCAGTGTCTCCCAACCACTCATTCCCTCAGTAGTAAAGCTGTCTTGACTGAATGTTGCTTCATCACTGTCTTCATCTGTGAAGGCACAGTCTTCCTCCCATATATCTTCTTGGTTTTGCATTGTTTCCTGTATCTTGTGCTGCCACAGTGTTTAGCAATAAATTCAGTTTGATGGGGAAGATATTGAGATTAAGAGAGGATGGAACATATTTATGATCCTGCAGATGATCCTATGTGACATCACAAGAACTAAATTCTAGGTTCCACATTCTGatcaaaagaaaatctatttgGTTGTTCCTGAActgactgaaaacacacacacaaaaacccatAAAACCCATAATTCATACCTCTTTCTCGTAATACAAACTGTATGAGGGATTTATAAGGTTACTGTATTATTTATGAAACCCGTTTCGCCCCAGTTGGCTGAGTGTAGTAACAGATCATGCTGTATCAATTGTGCACACTGCATGCTAACTAACGTGGCCCTTTTACCTGAAATGAACTACAAGTATAGCAAAAATTAAGGAAGTAATAATTAGTAGATACAATACTGTTACTTCAttgtatttgtaatattttattgataattttttgtagtttttaaattattcattcattaaataattctatttatttgtttatataatttTGATTGTATTAATTTTTCATCGAGTCACTTGTGGATTTAGTCAAAACGTGcaattttgagttttttttctttgttatgatCAAAGTTTAAGAAAGCCCAGGTTACCCattgtcagtgaatgcagcactaCATACAGCAGCATCTCTCAAAGGATGAATCTTAAAGTCAGTGAAAAACAATGTATAGGACATGTTATTTTAGTTCAGgccaactttatttgtataacactaAATCATAACAAAATTATTCtaaataattttcatttgaaGTCACTAAAGCTAAAATTTCTGATCTtcaactgaaaatgtttttatatgcaCTTCAAGTTAAAACATCTTCTCTAATTTCACATCATGTTGTCTGAACAGAACTATTATCTGCTATCTGCATGATGTAGAACAGAAGGAAAGGAAAGTAGGTCTGGTTGTATAAATACTCTGATACTGATACTTTCTTATCTGCCAGTCAAAGATGTCAGattcattatttctttaaatttcgcAATACCATTGTGCTAATGCAAAACATGCAATTTCATTTAACTTCTGAGAGTTTTCGATGTTCAAAAACCGGTCCAACAATCCCCATTTGGTTACCATAGTAACTTATGCTGGTAAAGAAGTTAATGCTTTGTTTACTGTTGTCTCAAAGACTGCCTGGCGGTTTAAAACAGTGTTTCATCAGATGAACTCCCCACTAATGCTACTCATTTCATGCAATGATACATAAAATCCATTAGAATCACATCAGTGTTAGAACGCCTTGCAAGAGTTATAAGAAG
The sequence above is a segment of the Melanotaenia boesemani isolate fMelBoe1 chromosome 15, fMelBoe1.pri, whole genome shotgun sequence genome. Coding sequences within it:
- the LOC121654595 gene encoding F-box only protein 39-like; amino-acid sequence: MQNQEDIWEEDCAFTDEDSDEATFSQDSFTTEGMSGWETLPNVCLQHVFRFLPDGDRSMASLVCHHWHNVMHSPCLWRTRFFNFSGRLSKYRPSEYNSAVGYVRSLGVYLKKLEVCVCPPRTNVIAQRLEETICGLLFELVRVKAPLQFLSLVCLKLDRSSWDSGHRNILVDALIYFLRNGASKLRSVCLNGMRNDMQQGLKLLSALSEMHCYISSLDLRGFFSTAVSVHPNPSMPHFLQPLQGLTDLGLSYCCLSDELLMVLQQRHSEGRWTFGRNILQRISLHCTQNESHQQLVHSSSWAGLASHCPDLNIKLTVDQVINNDCLARMLVPGIPLREYSMTALYTPNENWSPKPLLCDMLPQYRHSLQILTLDLSNCSESLDEELLELVNVCEHLVDLRVWAFLEILTVGRLLQIRLNKKLLLNKIKVRIYTMNDNKEEQEDQLEEMLYAYQQNFPPELTFFAAIYPFI